Proteins encoded by one window of Streptomyces sp. ALI-76-A:
- a CDS encoding cupin domain-containing protein, which yields MTPDDLVAHYGLEPIPREGGLFRRTWAGPEGPDGRPRGTAIVALLTSDDFSALHRLPHDEIWHFYLGDPLDLLLLAPDGTSRTAVLGPDVLGGQHPQLTVPAGTWMGGRVAPGGAWTFFGCTMAPGFTYADYEHGDAADLAARHPAQADRIAGLCRP from the coding sequence GTGACCCCAGACGACCTCGTCGCCCACTACGGCCTGGAGCCCATCCCCCGCGAAGGCGGGCTGTTCCGCCGCACCTGGGCGGGACCGGAGGGGCCGGACGGCCGCCCTCGGGGAACCGCGATCGTCGCCCTGCTGACCTCGGACGACTTCTCGGCCCTGCACCGCCTGCCGCACGACGAGATCTGGCACTTCTACCTCGGCGATCCGCTGGACCTGCTGCTCCTCGCCCCGGACGGCACGTCCCGTACCGCCGTCCTGGGCCCGGACGTCCTCGGCGGCCAGCACCCCCAGCTGACCGTCCCCGCCGGCACCTGGATGGGCGGCCGGGTGGCGCCGGGCGGCGCGTGGACCTTCTTCGGCTGCACGATGGCGCCCGGGTTCACCTACGCGGACTACGAGCACGGGGACGCGGCGGACCTGGCGGCGCGTCATCCGGCACAGGCGGACCGGATCGCCGGACTGTGCCGTCCCTGA